AATTCAAAGTTCGACCACGCACGGAAGGGTTCGGCATCCGGCAACAATTGCCTGACCAGCTTCAGTCCCTCCGCCTCATGCGGGAACTGCGACGGGCTGACCTCCACCCACCGGTCGGATTGCAATCCCACCCCTCCTTGTTGCACTCGCCACCGTACGGAGCATCTTGCCAGGTAGATGCGGTTGCAGAAACACGTGGTGACGATTCGGGACCGAACCGTGAGAGTTTCACGGTTCGGTCCTGTTTGCATCGTTTGGGTTGCGGCCGGCTGTCAGCAGTCGGGCAACTCGAGCAGGTTATTGCGCCCGTAGCCGTCTGGGCTGGTGCTGAGGTGCTCGCCACGCACGACATGCACGTCAACTCGCTGCCCGCCGACCATTACCCAGTAGCTGTAGTCCCCGTTCTTGATGTCGCGGACTGCTGCGGCCTTGCTCCTTGGCGACCAATCTTCGCCGGGATTGCACAGACTCGAGATCGTGCCGTCGTCGGCCTTCCCGGTCTTCGTCACTCTTCTTGCCGTGGCCATCACAGGCCCCCTTCATTGTCGGAATGAAGGGAACGTAGCGACCACCCCGGACACAACGGCTGGGCATGGATGAAGTTCTGAGGTCCGACAGTGCGCGCCCGAGAACCGGCCCGGCGCG
This sequence is a window from Phytoactinopolyspora mesophila. Protein-coding genes within it:
- a CDS encoding DUF3892 domain-containing protein; amino-acid sequence: MATARRVTKTGKADDGTISSLCNPGEDWSPRSKAAAVRDIKNGDYSYWVMVGGQRVDVHVVRGEHLSTSPDGYGRNNLLELPDC